A region from the Euleptes europaea isolate rEulEur1 chromosome 13, rEulEur1.hap1, whole genome shotgun sequence genome encodes:
- the LOC130485808 gene encoding V-set and immunoglobulin domain-containing protein 1-like, translated as MNTLATMLKIFAILAALTGPARCVIVTVPENSVETTIGGNITLLCTYRTGTFGPNLFIQWTFYSAKAKAITLIYYSQQGQSYSYGEFRGRIRGANRRGNASITIFNMQASETGQYTCEVFSPMDVDAQSEKSMTPHCSLRGTPEMGHLISLNCFSEEGLPSPSYRWQKVSGDTVTPVTEAYNPKTGVLVMSNLTKSEEGYYRCTAVNSLGRKFCQISL; from the exons ATGAACACTCTGGCAACCATGTTGAAGATATTTGCCATTCTAGCAGCTCTCACAG GCCCTGCGAGGTGTGTTATCGTGACTGTTCCAGAGAATTCTGTGGAGACTACCATCGGTGGGAACATCACTCTTCTCTGCACATACAGAACAGGAACATTTGGACCTAACTTGTTTATTCAGTGGACATTTTATAGCGCCAAAGCAAAAGCAATAACTTTG ATCTATTACTCTCAGCAAGGCCAGTCATATTCCTATGGAGAGTTCAGAGGCAGAATCCGAGGGGCCAACAGAAGAGGAAATGCATCAATAACCATCTTCAACATGCAGGCATCAGAGACCGGTCAATATACCTGTGAAGTTTTCAGTCCGATGGACGTAGATGCACAGAGTGAAAAATCCATGACG CCTCACTGCAGCCTTCGTGGGACACCTGAGATGGGACACCTCATCTCCCTGAACTGCTTTTCTGAGGAAGGGCTGCCTTCTCCTTCTTACCGGTGGCAAAAGGTATCCGGGGACACCGTCACCCCTGTCACAGAGGCATATA ATCCCAAAACTGGAGTCTTGGTCATGAGTAACCTGACAAAATCTGAAGAAGGCTACTACCGGTGTACCGCTGTGAACTCTCTTGGAAGGAAATTCTGCCAAATCAGCCTGTGA